A genome region from Arachis duranensis cultivar V14167 chromosome 8, aradu.V14167.gnm2.J7QH, whole genome shotgun sequence includes the following:
- the LOC107460082 gene encoding DUF21 domain-containing protein At1g47330 isoform X1, which yields MAEVACCGTKFSLYVLVIIGLVCFAGLMAGLTLGLMSLGIVDLEVLIKSGRPQDRIHASKIFPVVKNQHLLLCTLLIGNSLAMETLPIFLDALVPSWAAIVISVTLILMFGEILPQAVCTRYGLTVGATLAPLVRILLLVFFPISYPISKVLDWMLGKGHAALLKRAELKTFVNFHGNEAGKGGDLTHDETTIITGALDLTEKTAKDAMTPISKAFSLDLDATLNLETLNAIMSMGHSRVPVYSGEKTNIIGLVLVKNLFMVDSKAAVPLRKMIIRKIPRVSENMPLYDILNEFQKGHSHIAVVYRDLNNTTEALRKVKGGDQHEVKDSCRKKGEKASSDKGGSESNDGSPQVKKSPPATPAFKKRHRGCSYCIMDIDNSPLPVFPPNEVVVGVITMEDVIEELLQEEILDETDEYVNIHNKIKINMNASNSKDKAPDANMEQPSSVAVQGHTPTNSLSTATSVTGSPTTIDQISESESLRNQ from the exons atggcggAGGTGGCGTGCTGTGGAACAAAGTTCTCGCTTTACGTGCTTGTAATCATAGGTTTGGTTTGCTTCGCGGGTCTTATGGCGGGTCTCACTTTGGGACTCATGTCTTTGGGAATCGTCGACCTCGAAGTTCTCATCAAGTCTGGTCGCCCTCAGGACCGCATCCATGCCT CTAAAATTTTCCCGGTGGTTAAGAATCAGCATCTTTTGCTTTGCACGCTTTTGATTGGGAACTCTTTAGCTATGGAG ACTCTTCCCATTTTTCTTGATGCACTTGTGCCTTCCTGGGCAGCAATCGTTATTTCGGTCACACTCATCCTTATGTTTGGAGAG ATATTGCCACAAGCAGTGTGTACTCGATATGGATTGACAGTTGGTGCAACATTGGCCCCGCTTGTTCGTATTCTCCTTCTAGTGTTCTTCCCAATCTCGTATCCAATCAGCAAG GTTCTTGATTGGATGTTGGGTAAAGGACATGCTGCCCTTTTGAAGAGGGCAGAGCTCAAAACTTTTGTGAATTTTCATGGGAATGAG GCTGGTAAAGGAGGAGATTTAACACATGATGAGACAACCATCATTACTGGTGCACTTGACTTGACTGAAAAGACTGCAAAAGATGCTATGACTCCCATATCAAAGGCATTTTCCCTTGATCTGGATGCAACTCTAAATTT GGAGACACTGAATGCGATAATGTCCATGGGTCATAGTAGAGTTCCAGTTTATTCAGGAGAGAAAACAAATATTATTGGACTTGTTCTG GTAAAGAATCTTTTTATGGTTGATTCAAAGGCTGCAGTTCCTTTAAGAAAAATGATCATCAGAAAAATTCCACG TGTTTCAGAGAATATGCCTCTGTATGATATATTGAACGAGTTTCAAAAGGGTCACAGTCATATTGCAGTTGTGTATAGGGATCTAAATAATACAACAGAAGCACTCAGAAAAGTCAAAGGTGGCGATCAACATGAGGTCAAAGACAGCTGCAGGAAGAAGGGAGAAAAGGCATCCTCGGATAAAG GTGGATCGGAGTCAAATGATGGGTCACCACAGGTGAAGAAAAGTCCACCAGCAACTCCTGCTTTTAAAAAGCGACATAGAGGTTGTTCGTATTGCATCATGGACATTGATAATTCCCCGCTGCCGGTGTTTCCACCAAATGAAGTAGTTGTTGGTGTTATTACAATGGAGGATGTCATTGAAGAGCTTCTTCAG GAGGAGATTTTAGATGAAACTGATGAATATGTCAATATCCATAACAA GATAAAAATTAACATGAATGCATCTAACTCTAAGGACAAGGCTCCTGATGCAAATATGGAGCAACCTTCTTCTGTAGCTGTTCAAGGGCACACACCAACGAACTCACTTTCGACAGCTACATCTGTAACGGGCTCACCAACCACCATTGATCAAATCTCTGAAAGTGAGTCACTCAGGAATCAATGA
- the LOC107460082 gene encoding DUF21 domain-containing protein At1g47330 isoform X2, which produces MAEVACCGTKFSLYVLVIIGLVCFAGLMAGLTLGLMSLGIVDLEVLIKSGRPQDRIHASKIFPVVKNQHLLLCTLLIGNSLAMETLPIFLDALVPSWAAIVISVTLILMFGEILPQAVCTRYGLTVGATLAPLVRILLLVFFPISYPISKVLDWMLGKGHAALLKRAELKTFVNFHGNEAGKGGDLTHDETTIITGALDLTEKTAKDAMTPISKAFSLDLDATLNLETLNAIMSMGHSRVPVYSGEKTNIIGLVLVKNLFMVDSKAAVPLRKMIIRKIPR; this is translated from the exons atggcggAGGTGGCGTGCTGTGGAACAAAGTTCTCGCTTTACGTGCTTGTAATCATAGGTTTGGTTTGCTTCGCGGGTCTTATGGCGGGTCTCACTTTGGGACTCATGTCTTTGGGAATCGTCGACCTCGAAGTTCTCATCAAGTCTGGTCGCCCTCAGGACCGCATCCATGCCT CTAAAATTTTCCCGGTGGTTAAGAATCAGCATCTTTTGCTTTGCACGCTTTTGATTGGGAACTCTTTAGCTATGGAG ACTCTTCCCATTTTTCTTGATGCACTTGTGCCTTCCTGGGCAGCAATCGTTATTTCGGTCACACTCATCCTTATGTTTGGAGAG ATATTGCCACAAGCAGTGTGTACTCGATATGGATTGACAGTTGGTGCAACATTGGCCCCGCTTGTTCGTATTCTCCTTCTAGTGTTCTTCCCAATCTCGTATCCAATCAGCAAG GTTCTTGATTGGATGTTGGGTAAAGGACATGCTGCCCTTTTGAAGAGGGCAGAGCTCAAAACTTTTGTGAATTTTCATGGGAATGAG GCTGGTAAAGGAGGAGATTTAACACATGATGAGACAACCATCATTACTGGTGCACTTGACTTGACTGAAAAGACTGCAAAAGATGCTATGACTCCCATATCAAAGGCATTTTCCCTTGATCTGGATGCAACTCTAAATTT GGAGACACTGAATGCGATAATGTCCATGGGTCATAGTAGAGTTCCAGTTTATTCAGGAGAGAAAACAAATATTATTGGACTTGTTCTG GTAAAGAATCTTTTTATGGTTGATTCAAAGGCTGCAGTTCCTTTAAGAAAAATGATCATCAGAAAAATTCCACGGTAA